A single Pseudomonas brassicacearum DNA region contains:
- a CDS encoding Lpp/OprI family alanine-zipper lipoprotein, which translates to MNRYLSFALLSLFLATSGGCTHKLDQEVEARLDSAQNNAATARLRADEAYRKAEQAEIMAEQAQRTAAEASIRATRMTD; encoded by the coding sequence ATGAACAGGTACTTGTCTTTCGCCTTGTTGAGCCTCTTTTTGGCAACCAGTGGCGGATGCACTCACAAGCTCGACCAGGAAGTCGAGGCCCGGTTGGATTCGGCGCAAAACAACGCCGCAACGGCAAGGCTCAGGGCGGATGAGGCCTACAGGAAGGCTGAACAGGCCGAGATAATGGCCGAGCAGGCGCAACGTACCGCCGCAGAGGCGAGCATACGTGCCACTCGGATGACCGATTAG
- the fnr gene encoding fumarate/nitrate reduction transcriptional regulator Fnr, with protein MVEPQSQLLQVHALKTACSNCSVLELCLPIGLTGGEVERLDTLIAQRVKVKKGAALYRTGDPLRSLYAVRLGFFKTSVLSVDGREQVTGFQMQGEMLGLDAISTDHYACNAIALEDSEVCPLPFTLLEKLAHDLPSLQHNLNKLLSQEIVRDHGMLLMLGNMNADERLAAFLLNLSQRLSMRGYSSREFVLRMSREAIGSYLGLRLETICRGIAHLRLEELVDMHGRNVTILDLPGLRQKVAGCHRHAEL; from the coding sequence ATGGTCGAGCCTCAATCGCAACTTCTGCAGGTGCACGCCCTCAAGACCGCTTGCTCGAACTGCAGTGTGCTTGAACTGTGCCTGCCCATTGGCTTGACGGGCGGCGAAGTCGAGCGCCTCGACACCCTGATCGCCCAGCGGGTGAAGGTCAAGAAAGGCGCCGCGCTGTATCGCACCGGCGACCCACTGCGCTCGTTGTATGCCGTGAGGTTGGGCTTCTTCAAGACCAGCGTCCTTTCGGTAGACGGTCGCGAACAGGTCACCGGTTTCCAGATGCAAGGCGAAATGCTCGGCCTGGACGCCATCAGTACCGATCATTACGCCTGCAATGCCATTGCCTTGGAAGACAGCGAAGTCTGCCCGCTGCCTTTCACACTCCTGGAAAAACTCGCCCACGATCTACCGTCATTGCAACACAACCTGAACAAACTCCTGAGCCAGGAAATCGTGCGCGACCACGGCATGCTGTTGATGCTCGGCAACATGAACGCCGACGAACGCCTGGCGGCGTTCCTGTTGAACCTGTCGCAACGGCTCAGTATGCGCGGCTATTCCTCGCGCGAGTTCGTCCTGCGCATGAGCCGCGAGGCCATCGGTTCCTACCTGGGCCTGCGCCTGGAAACGATTTGCCGGGGCATCGCCCACCTGCGTCTGGAAGAACTGGTGGACATGCACGGGCGCAATGTCACGATCCTGGATTTGCCCGGCCTCAGGCAAAAAGTCGCCGGTTGCCATCGTCATGCTGAGCTGTAA
- a CDS encoding DUF2271 domain-containing protein, producing the protein MKKIIAATCLVGAIALPGLAQAREITLTTQLKRYSGNDAYLAIYVTDASGQYQKTLWVAGKKAKYYKHLADWARGSKMSPSEYDGVSGASVGSGDTLKVSVELADTLIDAGYQIRIDSAVEDKRDARADVSVALTSQGAGKPVAGNTFVQSFTYDL; encoded by the coding sequence ATGAAAAAAATCATCGCTGCAACCTGCCTCGTCGGCGCCATCGCCTTGCCGGGGCTGGCTCAAGCCCGTGAAATAACCCTCACCACCCAGCTCAAGCGCTACAGCGGCAACGATGCGTACCTGGCGATCTACGTCACCGATGCCAGCGGCCAGTATCAGAAAACCCTCTGGGTGGCCGGCAAAAAGGCCAAGTACTACAAGCACCTGGCCGACTGGGCCCGTGGAAGCAAGATGAGCCCGAGCGAGTACGACGGCGTCAGCGGCGCCAGCGTTGGCAGCGGCGACACACTCAAAGTCAGCGTCGAGCTGGCTGACACCCTGATCGATGCCGGGTATCAGATCCGTATCGATAGCGCCGTCGAGGATAAGCGTGATGCCCGGGCCGACGTCAGCGTGGCCCTGACTTCGCAAGGCGCAGGCAAGCCAGTGGCGGGCAATACCTTCGTCCAATCCTTTACCTACGATCTGTAG
- a CDS encoding helix-turn-helix domain-containing protein, translating into MAHASHTTVRAPIEPTRKTSTGGLSPWRESLVKKVILDGLSDTLEIAELAKACALSRSHFSRAFKCSTGQSPQAWIRSQRIDRAKQLIRETDLTLTQISLECGFCDQAHFCHIFTHSEGINPFAWRCRELRAQPDTPGCK; encoded by the coding sequence ATGGCTCATGCATCACACACCACCGTCAGGGCGCCCATCGAGCCAACGCGAAAAACCAGCACCGGCGGCCTGTCGCCCTGGCGCGAAAGCCTGGTCAAGAAAGTGATTCTCGACGGCCTGAGCGACACGCTGGAAATTGCCGAACTGGCCAAGGCCTGCGCCCTGTCCCGCAGTCATTTTTCCCGCGCGTTCAAATGCAGCACCGGCCAGTCCCCTCAGGCCTGGATCCGTAGCCAGCGCATCGACCGGGCCAAACAACTGATCCGGGAGACCGACTTGACCCTGACGCAAATCAGCCTGGAATGCGGGTTCTGCGACCAGGCGCACTTTTGTCACATCTTCACCCACAGCGAAGGCATCAATCCGTTTGCCTGGCGGTGCCGGGAACTGCGCGCTCAGCCGGACACACCTGGTTGCAAGTAG
- a CDS encoding MBL fold metallo-hydrolase codes for MKQSLVCTLRGAGLALALTSLGALAQAPLQATQVPGYYRLAVGNYEVTALFDGYNDLSPKLLEGLSQSQIRALLARRSIETPGVQTAFNAFLVNTGKQLILVDTGAGQCIGATAGMLSANMQAAGYRPEQVDAILLTHLHLDHVCGLVDDKQQPLFANATVYAAKAEADYWLDPQALAKAPAGAREFFKIAQDSTAPYVAAGRFKTFASGQSPVPDVDAELEPGHTPGSTTYRFTSQGQSILFMGDLVHNLAVQFEHPEVSIRFDVDNQQAIKSRAKVFNAAATTKTWVAAAHLPFPGIGHISAVGGHFQWVPVEYGPYQRAAKVPMIE; via the coding sequence ATGAAGCAATCTTTGGTGTGCACACTGCGCGGGGCGGGCCTGGCATTGGCGCTGACATCGCTGGGCGCCCTGGCCCAGGCGCCGCTCCAGGCCACTCAAGTACCCGGTTACTACCGCTTGGCGGTGGGCAACTACGAAGTGACGGCGCTGTTCGATGGCTACAACGATCTGTCGCCCAAGCTGCTCGAAGGCTTGAGCCAAAGCCAGATCCGTGCCTTGCTCGCCCGTCGCTCGATTGAAACGCCAGGGGTGCAGACCGCGTTCAATGCTTTTCTGGTCAATACCGGCAAGCAGCTGATCCTGGTGGACACCGGTGCCGGCCAATGCATCGGCGCCACGGCTGGAATGCTCTCGGCGAACATGCAGGCCGCCGGTTATCGCCCGGAGCAGGTCGATGCCATCTTGCTCACCCATTTGCACCTGGATCACGTCTGCGGGCTGGTCGACGACAAGCAGCAACCGCTGTTTGCCAACGCTACAGTCTATGCCGCGAAAGCAGAAGCCGATTACTGGCTCGATCCCCAGGCGCTGGCGAAGGCGCCGGCCGGTGCCCGGGAATTTTTCAAGATCGCTCAGGATTCCACCGCCCCTTATGTGGCAGCCGGCCGCTTCAAGACCTTCGCCAGCGGCCAGTCGCCGGTGCCCGATGTCGATGCCGAACTGGAGCCTGGGCATACGCCTGGCAGCACCACGTACCGTTTTACCTCCCAAGGCCAGAGCATCCTGTTCATGGGGGACCTGGTGCATAACCTGGCGGTGCAGTTCGAGCATCCTGAAGTGTCGATTCGTTTTGATGTCGACAATCAACAGGCGATCAAGAGCCGGGCCAAGGTGTTCAATGCCGCGGCCACTACCAAGACCTGGGTGGCAGCGGCGCATCTGCCGTTTCCGGGGATAGGGCATATCAGTGCAGTGGGCGGGCACTTCCAGTGGGTACCGGTCGAGTACGGGCCTTATCAACGGGCAGCCAAGGTGCCGATGATCGAGTGA
- a CDS encoding PepSY domain-containing protein, producing the protein MKSGFIASTALISVLANGHALADDDCSEPVNDWQPRETLRLQVQQRYGWTVQRIKVDDGCYKLKGLDRQGNVIEARYAPASLHLRKLEVYFRDDDDATAYLTPAPAPAP; encoded by the coding sequence ATGAAATCAGGTTTTATTGCCAGCACTGCGCTGATAAGTGTGCTGGCCAACGGTCACGCCTTGGCCGATGACGACTGCAGCGAACCGGTCAACGACTGGCAGCCACGGGAAACCCTGCGCCTGCAGGTGCAACAGCGATACGGCTGGACGGTGCAGCGCATCAAGGTCGACGACGGCTGCTACAAGCTCAAGGGCTTGGACCGCCAGGGCAATGTCATCGAAGCCCGCTACGCACCGGCGTCGCTGCACCTGCGCAAACTCGAGGTCTACTTCCGGGACGATGACGATGCCACCGCCTACCTCACCCCAGCCCCAGCCCCCGCACCGTGA
- a CDS encoding FAD:protein FMN transferase: MSTDSRRYSLNGETMGTRYTALFHAQGEPDVPAISHALASAVARVDRQMSTWKPDSDLNRLNAAPLHTWISVPDELVTVLAAALRVNQQSNGAFDITVGDPVDAWGFGPGERSMTTFPPSALASQVRLSTRGTLIIDPRHRQVRKRAPFKLTLNGIAKGFGVDELARCLESFGITRYLVGIDGEMRARGLKPDATPWVVAIEKPCRGAREVMGVMELSDAAIATSGDYRHWVDIEGQSYSHTMDPKTGTPLRNRLAAVTVVSSSCMLADAWATALMVLGETEGPRLAQERRMDALFVVRDGLQLKEISIVGGQLQAQVQTR; this comes from the coding sequence ATGTCTACTGATTCGCGACGCTACAGCCTGAACGGCGAAACCATGGGCACGCGCTACACCGCCCTGTTCCATGCCCAGGGCGAACCCGATGTCCCCGCCATCAGCCACGCCCTGGCCAGCGCCGTGGCCCGGGTGGACCGGCAAATGTCGACCTGGAAACCCGACTCGGACCTCAATCGCCTCAATGCGGCGCCTTTGCACACCTGGATATCGGTTCCTGATGAACTGGTCACGGTGCTGGCAGCCGCATTGCGCGTCAATCAGCAGTCCAATGGCGCTTTCGACATCACCGTCGGCGACCCGGTAGACGCCTGGGGGTTTGGCCCCGGCGAACGGTCCATGACCACTTTCCCCCCCTCGGCGCTCGCGTCGCAAGTCCGGCTATCGACCCGCGGGACACTGATCATTGACCCAAGGCATCGGCAAGTGCGCAAACGCGCACCGTTCAAGCTCACGCTGAACGGCATCGCCAAGGGGTTTGGTGTCGATGAACTGGCCCGCTGCCTGGAAAGTTTTGGCATCACGCGCTACCTGGTGGGCATAGACGGCGAAATGCGTGCCCGTGGGCTTAAACCTGATGCAACACCTTGGGTCGTGGCCATTGAAAAACCCTGTCGGGGCGCGCGTGAAGTCATGGGTGTGATGGAGCTCAGTGACGCGGCCATCGCCACCTCCGGGGATTACCGGCATTGGGTGGACATCGAGGGCCAGTCCTACAGCCACACCATGGACCCGAAAACCGGCACGCCGCTGCGTAATCGACTCGCCGCCGTGACCGTGGTGTCATCCTCATGCATGCTCGCCGACGCCTGGGCCACGGCGCTGATGGTGCTGGGTGAAACCGAAGGTCCTCGCCTGGCCCAAGAACGCAGGATGGACGCATTGTTCGTCGTGCGCGACGGTTTGCAGCTCAAGGAGATATCCATAGTCGGCGGACAGTTGCAGGCCCAGGTTCAAACGCGCTGA
- a CDS encoding PepSY domain-containing protein translates to MLRQLHALPGLIAALLVMLLAISGATLSVDPALERLNNTSTAVGQVNVAQLAGRVAEHFPAVEQIQRTASGTVIVYYNRDGQVGADEVDPLTGQGLAPYEPGAFSRWMKDLHRSLFLGTPGHGVAGAGALVMLMLLVSGALLLVRRVGGWRNLLRPLRGNFSQRWHAELGRLALWGLLLSALSGLYLCAVTFDFIADGSQVEPAFPDSVSSAPALPVANLHALASIDLNDLRELVYPSPNNPQDVFSLRTAQGDGYVDPASGTLLSYQAHDGMHTVYEWIYRLHTGEGLWWLGLLLGLSALCVPVMSITGILMWWRRRKAAPNIHHDSSAQSADTVILVGSETNSTWGFANTLHEALHQAGHRVHSAPMNQYANACINAQRVFILTATHGDGNAPASASQFLARLASNGLKPGQAFAVLGFGDRQFSRFCQFAHQVQDALLQAGGTPLIGLETINRQSAQEFARWGHAVGEVLGHELTLVHTAQPPRTHQLILAERIVYGEQADAPTHVLRFKASGTLPTFEAGDLVGILPPGNPIPRFYSLASSSQDGVLEICVRKHKGGVCSSFLHSLDIAAPIEAFIQPNPQFRPASGAHPVILIGAGTGIGPLAGFIRNNKAHHPMHLYWGGRNPTSDFLYEAELNHYLADRRLTALHAAFSQVTDRSYVQDRLISDAPVLRRLIEKGAQVLVCGGREMAKGVMLALDEVLAPLNLNVLTLKAQGRYREDVY, encoded by the coding sequence ATGCTTCGCCAGCTCCACGCCCTGCCCGGTTTGATTGCCGCCCTATTGGTCATGCTATTGGCCATCAGCGGCGCGACATTGTCTGTCGATCCGGCCCTCGAACGCCTGAACAATACGTCCACTGCGGTCGGGCAGGTCAATGTCGCCCAGTTGGCCGGACGCGTCGCCGAGCACTTTCCAGCGGTGGAGCAGATCCAGCGTACGGCGTCCGGCACGGTCATCGTCTACTACAACCGTGACGGCCAGGTCGGCGCCGACGAGGTCGACCCGTTGACCGGTCAAGGCTTGGCACCGTACGAGCCCGGCGCCTTCTCGCGCTGGATGAAAGACCTGCACCGCTCGCTATTCCTCGGGACACCGGGCCATGGGGTCGCGGGTGCCGGCGCGCTGGTCATGCTGATGCTCTTGGTGTCCGGGGCACTGTTGCTGGTCCGGCGTGTCGGCGGCTGGCGCAACCTGCTGCGTCCACTGCGGGGCAACTTCAGCCAGCGTTGGCATGCTGAGCTCGGTCGCCTGGCGTTATGGGGGCTGCTGTTGTCGGCCTTGAGCGGTCTCTATCTGTGCGCCGTGACGTTCGACTTCATCGCCGACGGCAGCCAGGTCGAGCCCGCCTTTCCCGACAGCGTCAGCTCCGCCCCGGCCTTGCCGGTGGCGAACCTGCACGCTTTGGCCTCAATCGATCTGAATGACCTGCGCGAGCTTGTCTACCCCAGCCCCAATAACCCGCAAGACGTGTTTTCCCTGCGCACGGCCCAGGGTGACGGTTATGTGGACCCGGCCAGCGGCACCCTGCTGTCCTATCAAGCCCATGACGGGATGCACACCGTCTACGAATGGATCTATCGATTGCACACCGGTGAAGGACTGTGGTGGCTCGGCCTGTTGCTCGGCCTTAGTGCACTCTGCGTACCCGTGATGAGCATCACCGGCATCCTGATGTGGTGGCGTCGCCGCAAAGCCGCGCCGAACATCCATCATGACAGCAGCGCGCAATCGGCCGACACCGTGATCCTGGTAGGCAGCGAAACCAACAGCACCTGGGGCTTTGCCAACACATTGCATGAAGCCTTGCATCAAGCCGGTCACCGCGTTCACAGCGCGCCAATGAATCAATACGCCAACGCCTGCATCAACGCGCAACGGGTGTTCATCCTCACCGCAACCCACGGTGACGGCAACGCCCCGGCTTCGGCTTCGCAGTTCCTTGCCCGGCTGGCCAGCAACGGCCTGAAACCCGGCCAGGCGTTTGCCGTGCTGGGCTTTGGTGATCGACAGTTTTCCCGGTTCTGTCAGTTTGCCCACCAGGTGCAGGACGCCTTGTTGCAGGCCGGCGGCACGCCGTTGATCGGCCTGGAAACCATCAACCGCCAGTCTGCCCAGGAGTTTGCTCGCTGGGGCCACGCCGTGGGTGAAGTGCTGGGGCATGAGCTGACGCTGGTCCACACCGCGCAGCCGCCACGCACCCATCAACTGATCCTGGCCGAGCGCATTGTCTACGGTGAACAGGCCGACGCTCCCACCCACGTATTGCGTTTCAAAGCTTCAGGGACATTACCCACCTTTGAAGCCGGTGATTTGGTCGGCATCCTGCCGCCCGGCAACCCCATCCCGCGTTTCTATTCCCTGGCCAGCAGCTCACAGGACGGCGTGCTGGAGATCTGCGTACGCAAGCACAAGGGTGGCGTGTGCTCGTCATTTCTTCACAGCTTGGACATCGCGGCCCCCATCGAAGCCTTTATCCAACCGAACCCACAATTTCGCCCGGCATCGGGCGCTCATCCGGTGATCCTGATCGGCGCCGGCACCGGCATCGGACCGCTGGCCGGTTTCATCCGCAACAACAAGGCCCACCATCCCATGCACTTGTATTGGGGCGGGCGCAACCCGACCTCGGACTTCCTCTACGAAGCCGAACTCAACCATTACCTGGCAGACCGTCGCCTGACGGCATTGCACGCGGCCTTTTCCCAGGTCACGGACCGTTCCTACGTGCAAGACCGGCTGATCAGCGACGCCCCTGTGTTACGTCGGCTGATCGAAAAAGGCGCCCAGGTATTGGTGTGCGGCGGTCGCGAGATGGCCAAGGGCGTGATGCTGGCGCTGGACGAAGTGCTCGCCCCCCTCAACCTGAATGTGCTGACCCTCAAGGCACAGGGACGCTACCGTGAAGATGTCTACTGA
- a CDS encoding response regulator transcription factor, producing the protein MRVLLVEDSPRLGEAVREQIADDGHAVDWVHNLAHARSSVSTTAYDLILLDLMLPDGRGLDFLRQRRSAGDVTAVIILTAQDQISDRIAGLNAGADDYLVKPFDLFELSARVAAVARRYSGNPNPQIRLGELHIDMSARTLHRAGMAVDLTAREWALLEAFIQRPGALLSKGQLEERLYAFGAEIESNTIEVYISRLRKKLGRDLIETVRGMGYRMVSA; encoded by the coding sequence ATGCGGGTTTTATTGGTTGAGGACTCGCCAAGGTTGGGGGAGGCGGTGCGCGAGCAGATCGCCGATGACGGCCATGCCGTTGATTGGGTGCACAACCTTGCCCATGCACGCAGTAGCGTGAGCACGACCGCTTATGACCTGATCCTGCTTGACTTGATGTTGCCGGACGGCCGAGGGCTGGACTTCCTGCGTCAGCGGCGCAGCGCAGGTGACGTGACCGCGGTGATCATCCTGACGGCCCAGGACCAGATATCTGATCGAATCGCCGGCCTCAATGCCGGCGCCGACGATTACCTGGTCAAACCCTTCGATCTGTTTGAACTGTCGGCCCGTGTGGCAGCGGTGGCCCGCCGTTACAGCGGCAACCCCAATCCCCAGATCAGGCTCGGTGAGCTGCACATCGACATGAGTGCCCGTACCTTGCATCGGGCTGGCATGGCCGTGGACCTCACTGCCCGGGAATGGGCGCTGTTGGAGGCGTTCATCCAGCGTCCCGGCGCGCTGCTGTCCAAGGGGCAACTCGAGGAGCGGTTGTATGCCTTCGGCGCCGAAATCGAGAGCAATACGATCGAGGTCTATATCAGTCGATTGCGCAAGAAACTGGGGCGCGACCTGATCGAGACGGTGCGGGGCATGGGGTACCGGATGGTGTCGGCATGA
- the ftsH gene encoding ATP-dependent zinc metalloprotease FtsH, which translates to MKKTHQWNLSYFFIALAVFSLVQFLFFERPAVQVIPYSQFLQLLSNQKVSDLRVEKDQISGKLQEPIDGHTQFSTVRVDPALAADLAHSGVGFTGANENTFLGGLLGGLLPFVLIMVIWYFLFRGLAEKQGMGGLMNIGKSRAKVFVERDTGVTFADVAGIDEAKVELVEIVSFLKDKAKYSRLGAHIPKGTLLVGPPGTGKTLVAKAIAGEAGVPFFSISGSEFVEMFVGVGAARVHDLFEQARQAAPCIIFIDELDALGKMRGVGVLGGNDEKEQTLNQLLAELDGFDPREGVVLLAATNRPEVLDPALLRAGRIDRQILIDRPDRKGRQAILKVHLQKIVTGQDLDSERIADITTGFTGADLANLVNEAAIIATRRGAETVSLDDFTAAVERIVAGIERKSSLLHPDERQVVAYHEMGHALAASNLPNMDPVHKVSIVPRAIGSLGYTLQRPTEDHFLVSYQMLKDRMVVLMAGRAAEFLAYGQVSTGAADDLAHATDIARQLITRFGMSAELGLAVLERKNATYLGERMDIGDKDYSEQTAREVDLGIRALLDEAYQRARTLLESHREDLNAGAHLLVEKETLTPEEFAPLLPLKHATLALRLV; encoded by the coding sequence ATGAAAAAAACTCACCAGTGGAACCTGTCCTACTTCTTCATTGCGTTGGCCGTGTTCAGCCTCGTGCAGTTCCTGTTTTTCGAGCGCCCCGCTGTGCAGGTCATCCCCTATAGCCAGTTTCTGCAATTGCTGAGCAATCAGAAGGTCAGCGATCTACGGGTCGAGAAAGACCAGATCAGTGGCAAGTTGCAGGAACCCATCGACGGCCACACCCAGTTCTCGACCGTGAGGGTAGACCCGGCGCTGGCGGCGGATCTCGCCCACTCGGGTGTCGGGTTCACAGGCGCAAACGAAAACACCTTCCTGGGGGGCCTGCTGGGCGGGTTGCTGCCCTTCGTGCTGATCATGGTGATCTGGTATTTCCTGTTTCGTGGGCTGGCGGAAAAACAGGGCATGGGTGGCTTGATGAACATCGGCAAGTCCCGCGCCAAGGTATTCGTCGAGCGCGATACCGGCGTGACCTTTGCCGATGTCGCCGGCATCGACGAAGCCAAGGTCGAGCTGGTGGAGATCGTCTCCTTCCTCAAGGACAAGGCGAAATATTCACGTCTGGGGGCACACATCCCCAAAGGTACATTGCTGGTCGGTCCGCCGGGCACCGGCAAGACCCTGGTTGCCAAAGCCATCGCTGGAGAGGCCGGCGTGCCCTTCTTTTCCATCTCGGGGTCGGAGTTCGTCGAGATGTTCGTCGGTGTCGGCGCCGCTCGCGTGCATGACTTGTTCGAACAGGCCCGACAGGCCGCGCCCTGCATCATTTTTATCGATGAACTCGATGCGCTGGGTAAGATGCGCGGCGTCGGCGTCCTGGGCGGCAATGACGAAAAGGAGCAGACCCTCAACCAACTGCTGGCAGAACTGGATGGGTTCGACCCTCGTGAGGGGGTCGTGCTGCTCGCGGCGACCAACCGCCCCGAGGTATTGGACCCGGCGCTGTTGCGAGCCGGCCGGATCGATCGACAGATCCTGATCGATCGCCCCGACCGTAAAGGCCGGCAGGCGATCCTCAAGGTTCACCTGCAAAAAATCGTCACCGGCCAGGACCTCGATAGCGAGCGTATCGCCGACATCACTACTGGTTTTACTGGCGCAGACCTGGCCAACCTGGTCAACGAAGCCGCCATCATCGCCACCCGACGCGGTGCCGAAACGGTCAGCCTCGACGATTTCACGGCAGCCGTGGAACGCATCGTTGCCGGGATCGAACGCAAGAGCAGCCTGCTGCACCCCGATGAACGCCAAGTGGTGGCCTATCACGAAATGGGACATGCGTTGGCGGCCAGCAACCTGCCGAACATGGACCCGGTCCATAAGGTCTCGATCGTGCCGCGCGCCATTGGCTCGCTGGGTTATACCTTGCAGCGACCCACGGAAGATCATTTTCTGGTCAGCTACCAGATGCTCAAGGACCGCATGGTGGTCCTGATGGCAGGACGTGCCGCCGAATTCCTGGCCTATGGTCAGGTCTCGACCGGGGCCGCCGATGACTTGGCCCACGCCACCGATATCGCCCGCCAGTTGATCACCCGCTTTGGCATGAGCGCGGAGCTTGGCCTGGCGGTGCTGGAACGTAAAAATGCGACCTACCTGGGCGAACGCATGGACATCGGTGACAAGGACTATTCGGAACAAACCGCCCGGGAAGTCGACCTGGGTATTCGCGCCTTGCTCGATGAAGCCTATCAACGCGCCAGGACACTGCTGGAAAGCCATCGGGAAGACCTGAACGCCGGGGCCCACCTGCTGGTGGAAAAAGAAACCCTGACACCTGAAGAGTTTGCCCCACTGCTGCCGCTTAAACACGCTACGCTGGCTTTGCGACTGGTTTGA
- a CDS encoding OprD family porin, with protein sequence MLPAPHHSTAALKPLWLLALLTGSAAPAMAAELAQSTPGFLEGATLEVLSRNFYLNNDYRTATPAGKSYKQEWAQGFIASFESGFTPGTIGVGIDAHAFLGLKLDGGKGHSGTGLLPLDENGRSEDHYSSAGGALKFNTSRTTLAVGEMTVQSPVFDTADKRLQPEYASGLLLSSRELEGVDLQAAHFSAFKNQDASTSQGDFSGYGATTRNGAIDFIGADLLTGQPLGGALYASELSDTWRQYYANLHTTLGELFLDGNLYHTRDYGKANAGAIDTTAYSLSGKYRLNAQAFTLAYQKINGDTPFDFVGGDSIYLANSIKYADFNGPGERSWQARYDLDLGTLGIPGLSFMARYVTGRGIDGSHAPQGGAYNPFDSDTGTYSPQQGDGGRHWERDLDLHYIVQSGPAKDLSLQLSHVTHRANSSQGGDDIDRLYIVIQYPLKLGPF encoded by the coding sequence ATGTTGCCTGCACCACACCACTCAACCGCCGCCCTGAAGCCGCTCTGGCTGCTTGCCCTGCTCACCGGCAGCGCCGCACCGGCGATGGCAGCGGAACTCGCGCAAAGCACGCCTGGCTTTCTCGAAGGGGCGACGCTGGAAGTTCTCAGCCGCAACTTCTACCTCAACAATGACTATCGCACCGCGACCCCGGCAGGCAAAAGCTACAAACAGGAATGGGCCCAGGGCTTCATCGCCTCGTTCGAGTCCGGCTTCACCCCCGGCACGATCGGCGTAGGCATCGATGCCCACGCATTCCTGGGGCTGAAACTGGACGGGGGCAAGGGGCATTCCGGAACGGGATTATTGCCGTTGGATGAGAACGGGCGCAGCGAGGACCATTACTCCAGCGCGGGCGGCGCGCTGAAATTCAACACCTCACGCACCACCCTGGCGGTCGGCGAAATGACTGTGCAGAGCCCGGTATTCGATACCGCAGACAAGCGCCTGCAACCCGAATACGCCAGCGGCCTGCTGCTCTCCAGCCGCGAGCTCGAAGGGGTCGACCTGCAAGCGGCTCACTTCAGTGCGTTCAAGAATCAGGACGCCTCGACCAGCCAGGGTGACTTTTCCGGGTACGGCGCGACGACGCGCAACGGCGCCATCGATTTCATCGGCGCCGACCTGCTCACCGGCCAACCCCTGGGCGGCGCGCTCTACGCCTCCGAACTGAGCGATACCTGGCGCCAGTACTATGCCAACCTGCATACCACCCTTGGCGAACTGTTCCTTGACGGCAACCTGTATCACACCCGCGACTATGGCAAGGCCAACGCCGGGGCCATCGACACCACGGCCTATAGCCTGAGTGGCAAATACCGGCTCAATGCCCAGGCGTTCACCCTGGCCTATCAGAAAATCAACGGCGACACGCCCTTCGATTTCGTCGGCGGCGACTCCATCTACCTGGCCAACTCGATCAAATATGCCGACTTCAACGGCCCGGGCGAGCGCTCATGGCAAGCACGCTACGATCTCGACCTGGGCACCTTGGGCATCCCCGGCCTGAGCTTCATGGCCCGCTATGTGACTGGACGCGGGATCGACGGCAGCCATGCCCCCCAAGGCGGCGCCTACAACCCGTTCGATAGCGACACTGGCACTTACAGTCCACAACAAGGGGACGGTGGGCGCCATTGGGAGCGCGACCTGGACCTGCACTACATCGTGCAGTCAGGCCCGGCCAAGGACCTGTCGCTGCAACTGTCCCACGTCACCCATCGCGCCAACAGCAGCCAGGGCGGAGATGACATCGACCGGCTGTATATCGTCATCCAGTACCCACTCAAGCTGGGACCGTTCTGA